One genomic segment of Sphingorhabdus sp. M41 includes these proteins:
- a CDS encoding Mov34/MPN/PAD-1 family protein — MLAELQQLALAGAPREICGILFGREGRVVAYRAAQNVAADTLRHFEIDPANLIAAERDARDGGAPILGYYHSHPAGSIRPSRTDADSAAPDGRFWLILNGQDAAAWHATKNGEIYGRFDAIRLDCSGAKGQTAAE; from the coding sequence ATGTTGGCAGAACTCCAACAGTTGGCTCTCGCCGGAGCCCCGCGAGAAATTTGCGGAATATTGTTTGGCCGGGAGGGAAGGGTTGTCGCTTATCGCGCAGCGCAAAATGTGGCCGCCGATACGTTGCGCCATTTCGAGATCGATCCGGCAAATTTGATTGCTGCGGAGCGTGATGCGCGGGACGGCGGTGCGCCGATCCTTGGCTATTATCATTCGCATCCCGCCGGAAGCATAAGACCGTCCCGGACCGACGCGGACAGCGCCGCGCCCGACGGTCGGTTCTGGCTGATTTTGAACGGGCAGGATGCCGCAGCGTGGCATGCTACCAAAAATGGCGAAATTTATGGGCGTTTTGACGCGATCAGGCTTGATTGCTCGGGAGCAAAGGGCCAAACAGCCGCGGAATAG
- a CDS encoding histidine phosphotransferase family protein, which produces MSDSEVDLASLLCSKICHDLLSPVGALNNGLELLEGETDPVMRDRCMDLLADSARASADKLKYFRLAFGAAGGFGDNVDPGEARQLIESLLGDSGKITLGWALQGEALPKKAIKILLNLALIAKETLVRGGRLDVGAEQGELGIEVVIRAEGEKIALDEAIRSALDGTIAPADISARTAAAWMTRELALKNGGDLRISPASTTELLLGAIVTP; this is translated from the coding sequence ATGTCGGATAGTGAAGTTGACTTGGCATCACTGCTTTGTTCGAAAATATGCCACGATTTGCTCAGTCCGGTCGGAGCCCTCAACAACGGCCTTGAATTGCTGGAAGGCGAAACCGATCCGGTGATGCGCGATCGCTGCATGGACCTGTTGGCGGACAGCGCGAGAGCATCTGCGGACAAGTTGAAATATTTCAGGCTCGCCTTCGGTGCAGCCGGCGGTTTTGGTGACAATGTCGATCCCGGAGAAGCGCGGCAACTGATCGAATCGCTGCTCGGCGATTCGGGCAAAATCACTCTGGGCTGGGCATTGCAGGGGGAGGCATTGCCGAAAAAGGCGATCAAAATCCTGCTTAACCTGGCGTTGATTGCCAAAGAGACCCTGGTCAGAGGTGGTCGACTGGACGTTGGAGCGGAGCAGGGTGAACTGGGTATCGAAGTGGTCATCCGGGCAGAAGGCGAAAAAATCGCTCTTGATGAAGCAATCCGGAGCGCCCTTGATGGCACTATAGCGCCTGCCGACATCAGCGCCCGAACAGCCGCTGCGTGGATGACTCGTGAACTGGCGCTGAAAAATGGCGGGGACCTGCGAATTTCCCCTGCGTCCACGACAGAATTGCTTTTGGGTGCTATCGTCACTCCTTGA
- a CDS encoding N-acetylmuramoyl-L-alanine amidase has product MDAIWTPSPNFDDRQLPISILVMHYTGMKDAASAINWLANPQAKVSAHYVVTEDGQIVQMVDEEKRAWHAGRGYWRGITDVNSASIGIEIVNPGHEWGYVPFPEEQMDAVTRLAHAIVQRHDIPSSNVIGHSDLAPARKQDPGELFDWERLARHGIALKRPAAKLNEPPWTDGGFMLALERFGYDISDQTAAVVAFQRRFRPANIDGVIDGECRSLLLSLMLDRERGITK; this is encoded by the coding sequence ATGGATGCGATATGGACGCCGTCCCCGAATTTTGACGACCGCCAGCTGCCGATCAGCATTCTCGTCATGCATTATACCGGCATGAAGGATGCGGCTTCGGCGATAAACTGGCTGGCCAATCCGCAAGCCAAGGTATCGGCCCATTATGTTGTGACCGAGGATGGCCAGATCGTCCAGATGGTCGATGAAGAAAAGCGGGCCTGGCACGCAGGGCGCGGTTACTGGCGCGGTATTACCGACGTCAACAGTGCCAGTATCGGTATCGAGATCGTCAATCCGGGTCATGAATGGGGCTACGTCCCGTTCCCGGAAGAGCAGATGGATGCGGTGACCCGGCTTGCCCATGCCATCGTCCAGCGGCACGATATCCCGTCTTCCAATGTGATCGGGCACAGCGATCTGGCGCCTGCGCGCAAGCAGGACCCGGGCGAGCTGTTTGACTGGGAGAGACTGGCGCGTCACGGCATTGCGCTGAAAAGACCGGCAGCGAAACTGAACGAGCCGCCCTGGACAGATGGCGGCTTCATGCTGGCGCTGGAACGGTTTGGCTATGATATTTCCGACCAGACAGCCGCTGTCGTCGCTTTTCAGCGACGGTTCCGGCCCGCGAATATCGACGGCGTCATCGATGGCGAGTGCCGCTCGCTGCTTTTGTCTTTAATGTTGGACAGAGAGCGCGGAATCACTAAATAG
- a CDS encoding caspase family protein, giving the protein MKQFLLSCFVLACLFCLDQPAKAECVAPQGERGVALLIGISAYDDINWPALANAVNDIDHVCTAFAKAGFEIIDVRNANIAELNSATAAFAAKAARADSAVVYYAGHGFEYNGRNFMVPVNAPAFASRDELDTEFLPLEKMLEAASKAKKFNLFFMDACRTADPIVRLKDESSDDPDGGISPMGLLEMTQGAVFYSTAKGKPALDAAPADSSTSPFAEAIASKLAIPGLELSDYFKVVSREVYTNTRELDLGPQQPFHYGSWFEDFYLNLPSDASGNPGPASSSPATRSSLAISIPMARLAIEDETILVGEVLGDLGVGDLTRLATKGDPLAQSFLGYMYHLGVGVRKDLKQAVGWLEKSAAQGHPAGQTELAWYYQENQPEKASRALELYLLAAAQGYAKAQSHLGFALWEGKFGIVDKKRAIDLFKDASDRGHPYATYALGIYGNQVEESMRKLRLLADGGNVEGNNWICELQYQQGQADKVAKDCSLAARDGYAGARAIWAQLHDRGQGTPKSPSEARYWAMLASSQAELAQRPDLERATANILTRN; this is encoded by the coding sequence ATGAAACAATTTCTGCTCAGCTGCTTTGTCCTGGCCTGTCTGTTCTGCCTTGATCAACCCGCCAAGGCGGAATGCGTGGCTCCTCAGGGTGAGCGCGGTGTTGCGCTGCTCATTGGTATCAGCGCCTATGATGACATCAACTGGCCCGCATTGGCGAACGCGGTCAATGATATCGACCATGTCTGCACCGCCTTTGCCAAAGCGGGTTTTGAAATCATCGACGTGCGCAACGCGAATATCGCCGAGTTGAACAGCGCTACCGCTGCTTTTGCAGCCAAGGCAGCCAGGGCCGACAGCGCGGTTGTCTATTACGCCGGCCACGGTTTTGAATATAACGGCCGCAATTTCATGGTTCCGGTCAATGCGCCGGCTTTTGCGTCGAGGGACGAGCTCGATACAGAGTTTCTTCCGCTGGAGAAGATGCTTGAAGCCGCTTCAAAGGCGAAAAAGTTTAACCTGTTCTTCATGGATGCCTGCCGGACCGCCGACCCGATTGTGCGGCTGAAAGACGAGAGCAGCGATGACCCTGATGGCGGCATTTCGCCGATGGGGTTGCTGGAGATGACGCAAGGCGCAGTTTTTTATTCTACCGCCAAGGGGAAGCCGGCTCTGGATGCCGCTCCTGCGGATTCCAGTACAAGTCCCTTTGCCGAAGCGATTGCCAGCAAACTTGCCATTCCCGGTCTCGAGCTGTCCGATTATTTCAAGGTCGTATCGCGCGAGGTTTATACCAACACAAGAGAGCTGGATTTGGGGCCGCAGCAACCGTTTCATTATGGCAGCTGGTTTGAGGACTTCTATCTCAACCTGCCGTCAGATGCCTCTGGCAATCCGGGTCCGGCATCTTCTTCTCCGGCAACGCGATCTTCTTTGGCAATCAGCATTCCCATGGCACGCCTTGCGATCGAGGACGAAACGATATTGGTCGGTGAGGTTCTCGGCGATCTGGGTGTCGGCGATTTGACCCGGCTCGCGACAAAGGGTGATCCGCTGGCGCAATCTTTCCTGGGCTATATGTACCATCTCGGTGTCGGGGTTCGCAAGGATCTGAAACAGGCTGTGGGCTGGCTGGAAAAGTCGGCGGCACAAGGGCATCCTGCGGGACAGACCGAACTGGCCTGGTATTATCAGGAGAACCAGCCGGAAAAGGCAAGCCGCGCACTGGAGCTATATCTGCTCGCCGCTGCGCAGGGCTATGCCAAGGCCCAATCGCATCTCGGTTTCGCCCTGTGGGAGGGAAAATTCGGCATTGTCGACAAAAAGCGGGCGATCGACCTGTTCAAGGACGCATCGGATCGCGGTCATCCCTATGCCACTTACGCGCTGGGCATTTACGGAAACCAGGTTGAGGAATCGATGCGAAAGCTGCGGTTGCTGGCCGATGGCGGGAATGTCGAGGGCAACAACTGGATATGCGAGCTGCAATATCAGCAGGGGCAGGCGGACAAGGTGGCCAAGGATTGTTCGCTTGCCGCAAGGGACGGATATGCCGGGGCCAGAGCGATTTGGGCGCAGCTTCACGATCGTGGCCAGGGCACTCCCAAATCGCCAAGCGAGGCGCGCTATTGGGCGATGCTTGCTAGCAGTCAGGCCGAACTTGCGCAGCGCCCTGATCTGGAACGCGCAACTGCAAACATCCTGACCCGCAACTAG
- a CDS encoding J domain-containing protein: protein MPKAKRSDNWGFPRWGSYESSRETQQVKLCDRHGCDEAGNCPAPKSPNSPERWYFCQNHAAEYNRGWDYFEGLDKEERKKREADEQRDANAYQEAAHYSWMGSGDGSRSRDEMTALEIFDLTPDVEFDTVKKAWRSMAKEYHPDVNPGDAEAAKKFQAAQAAFDVLRIAEERRVWKPI, encoded by the coding sequence ATGCCAAAAGCAAAACGATCCGATAATTGGGGTTTTCCCCGCTGGGGAAGCTATGAAAGCTCCCGCGAAACGCAACAGGTCAAGCTTTGTGACCGGCACGGTTGCGACGAAGCGGGCAACTGTCCAGCGCCCAAATCACCCAATAGTCCCGAACGCTGGTATTTTTGCCAGAATCATGCGGCCGAATATAACCGGGGTTGGGACTATTTCGAGGGGCTCGACAAGGAAGAGCGCAAGAAACGCGAAGCCGATGAGCAGCGTGATGCCAATGCCTATCAGGAAGCGGCCCATTACAGCTGGATGGGTTCCGGCGACGGCAGCCGTTCGCGCGACGAGATGACCGCGCTGGAAATTTTTGACCTGACTCCCGATGTCGAGTTTGACACGGTGAAAAAGGCGTGGCGCTCAATGGCCAAGGAATATCATCCCGATGTCAATCCGGGCGATGCAGAGGCGGCCAAGAAATTCCAGGCGGCTCAGGCGGCTTTCGATGTCTTGCGGATCGCCGAAGAACGCCGCGTCTGGAAACCTATCTAG
- a CDS encoding SufE family protein, whose translation MSKIDDLIEEYEFLEPDDRYRLLIDLGKQLDPMPDALKTDATLVRGCSASVWVYPTQLDDGRLHFLADSNAAITKGIIALVLETVQDQAAEQITGTDIAAVLEPFDLKNQLSSNRTQGIPNMIGLIQETASRLQNN comes from the coding sequence ATGAGCAAAATTGACGACCTGATCGAAGAATATGAATTTCTCGAACCCGATGATCGCTACCGCCTGCTGATCGATCTCGGCAAGCAGCTTGATCCGATGCCCGACGCCCTGAAAACCGATGCGACTTTGGTGCGGGGCTGTTCCGCTTCGGTCTGGGTCTATCCCACGCAACTGGATGACGGGCGGCTGCATTTCCTGGCCGACAGCAATGCCGCGATTACCAAGGGCATCATCGCGCTGGTGCTGGAAACCGTGCAGGATCAGGCTGCAGAGCAGATCACGGGCACAGATATAGCCGCAGTGCTCGAACCTTTTGATCTGAAAAACCAGCTGAGTTCAAATCGTACCCAGGGCATTCCCAATATGATCGGGCTGATTCAGGAAACAGCATCACGATTGCAAAACAATTGA
- the pspC gene encoding envelope stress response membrane protein PspC: MSSSRTKFYLDKQRAKWSGVCAGIADYTGINVAWVRLAAIIATVTFAFPWTLIAYWIAAKISEPKPIGMYLSDPEDTKFWQGVRQSPRRTSRDIKSRFREIDRKLADMELYYTSKNTTLSNEIENLR; encoded by the coding sequence ATGAGCTCCTCCCGCACCAAATTCTATCTCGACAAGCAACGCGCAAAATGGAGCGGTGTCTGTGCCGGGATCGCCGACTACACCGGGATCAATGTGGCCTGGGTTCGACTCGCAGCGATCATCGCAACGGTAACCTTTGCCTTTCCCTGGACGCTGATAGCCTATTGGATCGCAGCCAAGATTTCCGAGCCAAAACCGATCGGCATGTATCTGAGCGATCCGGAAGACACCAAATTCTGGCAGGGCGTGCGCCAATCGCCGCGCCGCACCAGCCGCGACATCAAATCGCGCTTCCGGGAAATCGACCGCAAGCTGGCCGACATGGAACTCTATTACACCAGCAAGAACACGACGCTGTCGAACGAGATCGAGAACCTGCGCTAA
- the pspB gene encoding envelope stress response membrane protein PspB, with amino-acid sequence MQEELIIIPIVMGTLFIGLPWLIFHYVTKWKTAATITNEDENLLEELHHMARRLDDRMETIERIMAADNPDWRQSGLPSPSTEPTPTLENFDELLKKERHPS; translated from the coding sequence ATGCAGGAAGAACTCATCATCATTCCCATCGTAATGGGAACGTTATTCATCGGTCTGCCGTGGTTGATCTTTCACTATGTGACCAAATGGAAAACCGCGGCGACGATCACCAATGAAGATGAGAATCTGCTGGAAGAATTGCACCACATGGCCCGCCGTCTGGATGACCGGATGGAAACCATTGAGCGCATCATGGCAGCGGACAACCCCGACTGGCGTCAATCCGGTCTTCCAAGCCCCTCAACTGAGCCAACCCCGACGCTCGAAAATTTTGACGAGCTGCTGAAAAAAGAAAGGCACCCCTCATGA
- the pspA gene encoding phage shock protein PspA gives MAGIFSRTRDIIAANVTDMLDKAEDPSKMIRMIILEMEETLVEVRASAARTIADQKEMRRHIDKLDHLTEDWSEKAQLALSKDREDLAKAALVEKRKAADMADQLKAEIQVLDDALRASEGDIAKLQKKLQEARSRQSSLVNRLESAENRVKLREMYNGEKVHDAFSRFEYLERQVDFAEGRADSLGMGGEPQSLENQIAALESSDKVDEELEAMKAAMKKGDA, from the coding sequence ATGGCTGGTATTTTTTCAAGAACACGCGACATTATCGCCGCCAACGTTACCGACATGCTGGACAAGGCTGAAGACCCGTCCAAAATGATCCGCATGATCATCCTCGAGATGGAGGAAACCCTGGTCGAAGTTCGCGCCTCGGCGGCTCGCACGATTGCCGACCAGAAGGAAATGCGCCGGCATATCGACAAGCTGGATCATCTGACCGAGGACTGGAGCGAAAAAGCCCAGCTCGCGCTTTCCAAGGATCGTGAAGATCTCGCCAAGGCGGCATTGGTCGAAAAGCGCAAGGCTGCTGACATGGCGGACCAGTTGAAAGCGGAAATCCAGGTGCTCGATGATGCGCTCCGCGCGTCCGAAGGTGACATTGCGAAATTGCAGAAGAAACTGCAGGAAGCCCGCTCGCGCCAGAGCAGCCTGGTCAATCGGCTTGAAAGCGCTGAAAATCGCGTGAAATTGCGCGAAATGTACAATGGTGAGAAAGTGCATGATGCCTTCTCGCGGTTTGAATATCTGGAACGCCAGGTGGATTTTGCCGAAGGCCGTGCCGACTCGCTTGGCATGGGCGGAGAGCCACAGAGCCTGGAGAACCAGATCGCTGCGCTCGAATCCAGCGACAAGGTTGATGAAGAACTGGAAGCCATGAAGGCAGCCATGAAAAAAGGTGACGCATAA
- the pspF gene encoding phage shock protein operon transcriptional activator has translation MERESQFVGESGAFLDAVEKASRAAPLNRPVLVVGERGTGKELIAERLHRLSLRWDGPFITLNCAAMPETLIEAELFGHEAGAFTGATKARVGRFEEADGGTLFLDELGTLSTGAQERLLRAVEYGEITRIGSSRPQRVDVRIVAATNADLPKMAEQNKFRADLLDRLSFEVVTLPPLRVREGDIPVLADYFGRRMAAELEWPSWPGFGRLASEALNRHNWPGNVRELRNVIERAVYQWNDHSRPVDHVVFDPFESPWKPRETKEGPDAEPAEPSTGEGQPVHSDPAATEPVFQDVDDMKAAVEAYEKRILEAALAKSRYNQRQTAKTLNLTYDQLRHSLKRHDLLGT, from the coding sequence ATGGAACGGGAAAGTCAGTTTGTCGGAGAATCGGGGGCCTTCCTCGATGCCGTGGAAAAAGCCAGTCGGGCGGCGCCACTCAACCGCCCCGTGCTTGTCGTTGGTGAGCGCGGAACAGGCAAGGAGCTTATCGCCGAACGCCTTCACCGACTCAGTCTGCGTTGGGATGGGCCGTTTATCACGCTCAATTGTGCAGCGATGCCGGAAACCCTGATTGAAGCGGAATTGTTCGGTCACGAGGCAGGAGCCTTTACCGGTGCGACAAAGGCGCGGGTAGGGCGATTCGAGGAAGCAGACGGCGGCACATTATTCCTCGACGAACTGGGTACATTATCTACCGGCGCGCAGGAACGTCTGTTACGGGCAGTGGAATATGGCGAGATCACGCGTATCGGATCGTCCCGGCCACAGCGCGTCGATGTCCGGATCGTCGCGGCTACCAATGCCGATCTGCCAAAAATGGCGGAACAAAACAAATTTCGCGCCGACTTGCTCGACCGGCTTTCATTCGAAGTTGTGACTTTGCCGCCGCTCCGCGTGCGCGAAGGCGATATCCCGGTACTGGCGGACTATTTCGGCCGTCGCATGGCCGCCGAACTGGAATGGCCGTCATGGCCCGGCTTCGGCCGTCTCGCATCGGAGGCGCTGAACCGGCATAATTGGCCCGGCAATGTAAGGGAATTGCGCAACGTGATCGAGCGCGCCGTCTACCAATGGAATGATCATAGCAGACCGGTTGACCATGTTGTGTTCGACCCGTTTGAATCGCCCTGGAAGCCACGAGAGACCAAGGAAGGGCCGGACGCTGAACCTGCTGAACCGTCGACGGGAGAAGGCCAGCCTGTGCATTCTGACCCGGCTGCGACGGAACCGGTCTTCCAGGATGTGGACGACATGAAAGCGGCGGTGGAAGCCTATGAAAAGCGGATATTGGAAGCCGCGCTGGCGAAATCACGCTATAATCAGCGGCAGACCGCCAAGACACTCAACCTGACCTATGACCAGTTGCGCCATTCTCTAAAGAGGCATGATCTGCTGGGGACATAG
- a CDS encoding urate hydroxylase PuuD: MAKFFGNLNAVMIVGLIAAIALMFGLDGDMVTGNAIGRWLHLFFGVLWIGLLYYLNFVQVPLMPTIPDELKPAVGKHIAPKVLFYFRWAALLTVVTGLYVAWASGWVHQAMTLQAPFTLIGVGMWIAIVMAANVWFIIWPKQKKVLGIVEATADEKAAAGKIALMASRTNVLLSLPMFYAMVNANAG; this comes from the coding sequence ATGGCAAAATTTTTTGGAAATCTGAATGCGGTGATGATTGTCGGCTTGATTGCGGCAATCGCGCTGATGTTTGGCCTGGATGGCGATATGGTCACCGGCAATGCAATCGGCCGCTGGCTGCACCTGTTTTTCGGTGTGCTGTGGATCGGACTGCTCTATTATCTGAACTTTGTTCAGGTGCCACTGATGCCGACCATCCCGGACGAGCTGAAACCAGCTGTCGGCAAACATATTGCACCCAAAGTATTATTCTATTTCCGCTGGGCCGCTTTGCTCACGGTGGTCACCGGTCTTTATGTCGCATGGGCTAGTGGCTGGGTCCATCAGGCCATGACGCTGCAGGCACCGTTTACGCTGATTGGCGTCGGCATGTGGATTGCCATCGTCATGGCAGCCAATGTCTGGTTCATCATCTGGCCCAAACAGAAAAAGGTTCTGGGAATCGTCGAAGCCACAGCCGATGAAAAAGCAGCAGCAGGCAAAATCGCATTGATGGCCTCGCGCACCAATGTCCTGCTTTCCCTGCCGATGTTCTATGCGATGGTAAATGCCAACGCCGGATAA
- a CDS encoding superoxide dismutase yields the protein MAFELPALPYDKNAFGDLISEETFNYHHGKHHNAYVSKTNDAIKGTDHEGKKLSEIIKSADGGLFNNAAQVWNHSFYWLCLSPEKKEITGELKDRLESSFGSIDDFKTKFKEEATGHFASGWAWLVLDGDELKITSYHDADTPVAHDVKPVFTLDVWEHAYYLDYQNARPDYVSALLDNAIDWDFVALNLDGDGVSRADQG from the coding sequence ATGGCTTTCGAACTTCCCGCGCTCCCGTATGATAAAAATGCTTTCGGAGACCTGATTTCCGAAGAAACATTCAACTATCATCATGGCAAGCACCACAATGCTTATGTCAGCAAGACCAATGACGCGATCAAGGGCACCGATCATGAAGGCAAAAAGCTTTCGGAAATCATCAAGTCAGCAGACGGTGGCCTGTTCAACAATGCCGCTCAGGTCTGGAACCACAGTTTCTACTGGCTGTGTCTGTCGCCGGAGAAAAAGGAAATCACCGGAGAACTGAAAGATCGCCTGGAAAGCAGCTTCGGTTCGATCGACGACTTCAAAACCAAGTTCAAGGAAGAAGCGACCGGCCATTTCGCCAGTGGCTGGGCGTGGTTGGTTCTCGATGGTGATGAGCTGAAAATCACATCCTATCATGATGCCGACACACCGGTCGCTCACGATGTAAAACCTGTGTTTACGCTCGATGTCTGGGAACATGCTTATTATCTGGATTACCAGAATGCCCGTCCGGACTATGTGTCCGCGTTGCTCGACAATGCAATCGACTGGGATTTCGTCGCGCTCAATCTGGACGGAGACGGCGTCAGCCGCGCCGACCAGGGCTAA
- a CDS encoding inner membrane-spanning protein YciB produces MTEATAIEEIPKEHRGLSFALDFGPLLVFFLVYKFGAPEGNPITSAIYGTIAFMVAIVLAMIVSKWKLGKISPMMWMSAILILGFGALTIYFNDPRFIQHKPTIIYAGFAAILFGGLVRGKAMLKSLLQAAFEGLSDEGWIKLSRNWALFFTAMAVINELMVATLTFDWWLTIKVWGITTASFVFAMSNIPMLMKHGFSVEEKPRPEGQDAA; encoded by the coding sequence ATGACCGAAGCCACTGCAATTGAGGAAATCCCAAAAGAACATAGAGGCCTGAGCTTCGCGCTCGATTTCGGGCCGCTGCTGGTTTTCTTTCTGGTTTATAAATTCGGAGCGCCCGAGGGCAATCCGATCACCTCGGCAATTTATGGTACGATCGCCTTCATGGTGGCGATCGTCCTCGCCATGATCGTTTCCAAGTGGAAGCTTGGCAAGATATCACCGATGATGTGGATGTCGGCAATTCTGATTCTGGGATTTGGTGCCCTCACCATCTATTTCAACGACCCGCGTTTCATCCAGCACAAGCCGACGATTATCTATGCCGGATTTGCAGCGATATTATTCGGCGGGCTGGTGCGCGGCAAGGCCATGCTGAAAAGCCTGCTGCAGGCGGCGTTCGAAGGTCTGAGCGACGAAGGCTGGATCAAGCTGTCACGCAACTGGGCCCTGTTTTTTACAGCCATGGCAGTGATCAATGAACTGATGGTCGCAACCCTGACCTTCGACTGGTGGCTGACGATCAAGGTCTGGGGCATCACCACCGCGTCCTTTGTCTTCGCCATGTCGAATATCCCGATGCTGATGAAGCACGGCTTTTCGGTAGAAGAAAAGCCGCGCCCTGAAGGCCAGGACGCGGCTTGA
- the ftsY gene encoding signal recognition particle-docking protein FtsY translates to MTEKNSWKERLFGGFSKTSSRLTENLAGLVTKAKLDEATLDDIEDALIMSDLGPATAASIREKLSVERFEKGLTEQAVKEIIQREIAAILEPVAIPLEIDAFPRPQVILVIGVNGSGKTTTIAKLAHLFLEQDYGVMLAAGDTFRAAAIGQLKIWAERLGVPIISGPQGGDSASIVYEGVKQATETGIDVLIVDTAGRLQNRSELMDELDKIRRVLGRLNPAAPHNVVLVLDATTGQNALSQIEVFQDVAKVTGLIMTKLDGTARGGVLVAAAKQFGLPIHAIGIGETVEDLRPFKAEDLAAAIAGIEK, encoded by the coding sequence GTGACCGAGAAAAATAGTTGGAAAGAGCGTCTGTTTGGCGGCTTCAGCAAGACATCGTCACGGCTGACCGAAAATCTGGCAGGCCTGGTGACCAAGGCGAAGCTCGATGAGGCCACGCTTGATGATATTGAAGACGCACTGATCATGTCGGACCTTGGTCCGGCAACGGCTGCGTCGATCCGCGAGAAGCTCTCCGTCGAGCGGTTTGAAAAAGGTCTGACCGAACAAGCGGTGAAGGAAATTATCCAGCGCGAGATCGCGGCCATATTGGAACCGGTTGCCATTCCCCTGGAAATCGATGCCTTTCCCCGTCCGCAGGTGATACTGGTCATCGGCGTCAACGGTTCTGGAAAAACCACCACGATTGCCAAGCTGGCCCACCTGTTTCTCGAACAGGATTATGGCGTCATGCTGGCAGCGGGCGATACATTCCGGGCAGCGGCCATCGGTCAGCTAAAGATATGGGCCGAGCGACTGGGTGTACCGATCATCAGCGGGCCACAAGGCGGCGATAGCGCCAGCATCGTGTATGAAGGCGTCAAACAGGCCACAGAAACCGGAATCGATGTGTTAATCGTCGATACAGCCGGACGACTGCAGAATCGCAGCGAGTTGATGGATGAACTGGACAAGATCCGGCGGGTGCTGGGTCGGCTCAATCCGGCAGCGCCGCATAATGTCGTGCTGGTACTGGACGCGACAACCGGACAGAATGCCCTGTCCCAGATAGAAGTATTCCAGGACGTGGCCAAGGTCACGGGACTGATCATGACCAAGCTGGATGGCACTGCGCGCGGCGGCGTGCTGGTGGCGGCGGCAAAACAATTTGGATTGCCGATCCACGCCATTGGGATCGGTGAAACCGTTGAAGACTTGAGACCGTTCAAGGCCGAAGATTTGGCCGCAGCCATAGCCGGGATAGAAAAATGA